Proteins from a single region of Streptomyces glaucescens:
- a CDS encoding F0F1 ATP synthase subunit gamma has product MGAQLRVYKRRIRSVTATKKITKAMEMIAASRVVKAQRKVAASTPYAEELTRAVTAVGTGSNTRHPLTTAAETVTRSAVLLLTSDRGLAGAFNSNAIKAAEQLTERLEREGKQVDTYIVGRRGVAHYNFRERTIAESWTGFTDEPSYADAKKVAGPLIEAIQKDTAEGGVDELHIVYTEFVSMMTQTAIDKCMLPLSLDEVAQESSAKGEILPLYDFEPSAEDVLDALLPRYVESRIYNALLQSAASKHAATRRAMKSATDNAGELINTLSRLANAARQAEITQEISEIVGGASALADATAGSDK; this is encoded by the coding sequence ATGGGAGCCCAGCTCCGGGTCTACAAGCGTCGCATCCGATCCGTCACCGCGACCAAGAAGATCACGAAGGCGATGGAGATGATCGCCGCCTCGCGCGTCGTCAAGGCGCAGCGCAAGGTGGCGGCCTCCACGCCGTACGCGGAAGAACTGACCCGCGCGGTCACCGCGGTCGGCACCGGTTCCAACACCAGGCACCCGCTGACCACGGCCGCCGAGACGGTCACCCGGTCCGCCGTGCTGCTGCTGACCAGTGACCGCGGTCTCGCCGGTGCCTTCAACTCCAACGCCATCAAGGCGGCGGAGCAGCTCACCGAGCGCCTGGAGCGCGAGGGCAAGCAGGTCGACACGTACATCGTCGGCCGGCGCGGTGTCGCCCACTACAACTTCCGTGAGCGCACGATCGCGGAGTCGTGGACCGGGTTCACCGACGAGCCGTCGTACGCGGACGCCAAGAAGGTCGCGGGCCCGCTGATCGAGGCCATCCAGAAGGACACGGCGGAGGGCGGCGTGGACGAGCTCCACATCGTCTACACCGAGTTCGTCTCGATGATGACGCAGACGGCGATCGACAAGTGCATGCTGCCGCTCAGCCTCGACGAGGTCGCGCAGGAGTCGTCCGCCAAGGGCGAGATCCTTCCGCTGTACGACTTCGAGCCGTCGGCCGAGGACGTCCTCGACGCGCTGCTGCCGCGGTACGTCGAGAGCCGGATCTACAACGCGCTGCTCCAGTCGGCCGCTTCGAAGCACGCCGCCACGCGGCGCGCGATGAAGTCGGCAACCGACAACGCGGGCGAGCTGATCAACACGCTCTCCCGTCTTGCCAACGCGGCCCGCCAGGCCGAAATCACCCAGGAAATCAGCGAGATCGTCGGTGGCGCGAGCGCCCTGGCCGACGCGACCGCGGGGAGTGACAAGTAA
- the atpD gene encoding F0F1 ATP synthase subunit beta, whose translation MTTTAQTATATGRVARVIGPVVDVEFPVDAMPEIYNALHVEVADPANAGEKKTLTLEVAQHLGDGLVRAISMQPTDGLVRQAPVVDTGDGITVPVGDFTKGKVFNTLGEVLNVDETYSGERWSIHRKAPNFDELESKTEMFETGVKVIDLLTPYVKGGKIGLFGGAGVGKTVLIQEMIYRVANNHDGVSVFAGVGERTREGNDLIDEMSESGVIDKTALVFGQMDEPPGTRLRVALAGLTMAEYFRDVQKQDVLFFIDNIFRFTQAGSEVSTLLGRMPSAVGYQPNLADEMGLLQERITSTRGHSITSMQAIYVPADDLTDPAPATTFAHLDATTVLSRPISEKGIYPAVDPLDSTSRILDPRYISQDHYNAAMRVKNILQKYKDLQDIIAILGIDELGEEDKLVVHRARRVERFLSQNTHVAKQFTGVDGSDVPLDESIAAFNAICDGEYDHFPEQAFFMCGGLEDLKKNAKELGVS comes from the coding sequence ATGACCACCACTGCTCAGACGGCCACGGCGACGGGCCGCGTCGCGCGGGTCATCGGCCCGGTCGTCGACGTGGAGTTCCCCGTCGACGCGATGCCGGAGATCTACAACGCCCTGCACGTCGAGGTGGCCGACCCGGCCAACGCCGGCGAGAAGAAGACGCTGACCCTGGAGGTCGCCCAGCACCTGGGTGACGGCCTGGTCCGCGCGATCTCGATGCAGCCCACCGACGGTCTGGTCCGCCAGGCCCCGGTCGTCGACACCGGCGACGGCATCACCGTCCCGGTCGGCGACTTCACCAAGGGCAAGGTGTTCAACACCCTCGGTGAGGTGCTGAACGTCGACGAGACCTACTCGGGCGAGCGCTGGTCCATCCACCGCAAGGCCCCGAACTTCGACGAGCTCGAGTCGAAGACCGAGATGTTCGAGACCGGCGTCAAGGTCATCGACCTGCTGACCCCGTACGTCAAGGGCGGCAAGATCGGTCTGTTCGGCGGCGCCGGCGTCGGCAAGACGGTGCTCATCCAGGAGATGATCTACCGCGTCGCCAACAACCACGACGGTGTGTCGGTGTTCGCCGGTGTCGGTGAGCGCACCCGTGAGGGCAACGACCTCATCGACGAGATGAGCGAGTCGGGCGTCATCGACAAGACCGCGCTGGTCTTCGGCCAGATGGACGAGCCCCCGGGCACCCGTCTGCGCGTGGCCCTGGCCGGTCTGACCATGGCGGAGTACTTCCGCGATGTGCAGAAGCAGGACGTGCTGTTCTTCATCGACAACATCTTCCGCTTCACCCAGGCCGGTTCCGAGGTGTCGACCCTGCTCGGCCGTATGCCCTCCGCGGTGGGTTACCAGCCGAACCTGGCCGACGAGATGGGTCTCCTCCAGGAGCGCATCACCTCGACCCGTGGTCACTCGATCACCTCGATGCAGGCGATCTACGTCCCCGCGGACGACCTGACCGACCCGGCCCCGGCCACCACCTTCGCCCACCTCGACGCGACGACGGTTCTCTCCCGTCCGATCTCCGAGAAGGGCATCTACCCGGCCGTGGACCCGCTGGACTCCACGTCCCGGATCCTGGACCCGCGCTACATCTCGCAGGACCACTACAACGCGGCCATGCGCGTGAAGAACATCCTGCAGAAGTACAAGGACCTCCAGGACATCATCGCGATCCTCGGTATCGACGAGCTGGGCGAGGAGGACAAGCTCGTCGTCCACCGTGCCCGTCGCGTGGAGCGCTTCCTGTCCCAGAACACCCACGTCGCCAAGCAGTTCACCGGCGTGGACGGTTCGGACGTGCCGCTGGACGAGTCGATCGCCGCGTTCAACGCGATCTGCGACGGCGAGTACGACCACTTCCCGGAGCAGGCGTTCTTCATGTGCGGTGGTCTCGAGGACCTGAAGAAGAACGCGAAGGAGCTGGGCGTCTCCTGA